CTGTAGGTCAattattctcatctcatcttctactacctgctggagcctatcccagctgtcatcgggcgagggGCAGGGTACAcactggacaggttgccagtctatcgcagggctaacacggagacaaacagccattcacactcacactcacatccagGGTCAATTTCAGAATCATCATTTAACTAATgatcatgtctttggaggtgcgAGGAAATCGTaatacctggagaaaacccacacagacacagggagaactccacccagaaaggcctgagccagacttgaacccagaccttctcgctggtagccatcagtgctaaccactggtCCACTGTGCTGCTCAGGTCAGTacttattattgttaataaaaatgataaataacctTTTTGGGTTGAAATGGTTCTTTTAATGTTGTAATTGTTCTTCAGATTGATGAAGAATATATTGCATGTCTGATTTTTAGAGAACAGCTTTGAAAATTATTTATCAAGGCACTAGCAGACCTTAATCATTTCAAGATGAACATCAAAGCgataatttaacaaaaataagTAACAGCAGAATGTTCAGGATTTGAGGTGTCCATATAAACACCCAACCTATTAAAAATACTCTACAGTTTGCGAGGATATTCCATTTTTTTAGTCTGGATTCAGACATATGTTTAACTGTCACAGGATCGATGAACTATGTGACTTCTTAAGGTTATGGAATGTATCTAAGGAAACCATACAGCAGGAGGAAAATGGTAACGTAGTTGTCATGTTAAAGAAATTAACATTACTGCAACACTGATATTCATCATACAGTAACATTATAAAGCACAGCAAAGTGATATGTTTtgtcgccactcatccaagagatgaaacgtcttctcaaaactctgcaagtccagttgacctagatgactgagaaccttgaCAGACAGATATGTTTTGTtgccttttacttttttatatatttagtaCTGCTGGATGTTGGATGATTTGAATTAAAGGATTAGAACATTTCAACTacttcttttttcatcttttgtggATTGATTCCAGCGTCATACTGCTCATGATATGACTGAAAGATTATCAGCCATCTCTTCCATCTTATTGCGACTCACTAGCAGTGAGTTAGTAGAGAAGCTCTCTAATCTTgttatacactgtataatatcaataaagggcattctattctatgtcATTCTGTTCTATCAACAAAAGGGTAACCATTCATCTGAGATGAACACTCTAGGAGTGATACAAAATCAAAATTATGAGATAGCAAGTCATAATTATGTGTGTGGGAAATGTAGTTAGTATGCATTCTCTTGTAGTCACACAGCATTCCTGTATTAAGGTAAACATTGCAGTTGTTCAACTACAGTATAACCCAGTGTttacagtttccttttttttttttttttttacacattacaGGTTACAGGTTTTTCAGGTGTGTTCCTGAATCACATAGAATGGTCATGAGATTGGTTACTTAACCCTCTTAGCATGAATGACCAGTAGAAAACATCGTAAGTATCTAAGCACAGACAGTATTTTATAGAATTAGACACACAGATGCGGGGTGGAGGGCCATGAAGACTTTTTGAGTTGTGTACTGGTGGTATCCAGTGGTAATTACAAGGTGGAGCAAACTTGTTTAGTTTTTCCAGGGAGGCAAAACATGCTCAAACTGAACACGTACCATGTTATATGATATATGAAGCCATAACTGAAATGGGATGCATGTGATGTAGCATACTGGGAGTCATCTATCAACTGTAGGTTGCATGAAATGTTTACATGCCAACTCTCTAAGATCATATCCAAATCATGAAACCAATCCAGCAAATACTGGTAACAGAGAAACCAAAGCTTTCCAAATCACTCAATCATTATTACAATATGCTGTTGAAATGGTTTTGTGTTTCGAACCATTCCACACAATTATATATGGCGACATCTGCTGGCCAACCTTTAACATAGCATTTGCATGGAACAACAATCACAATCTTTCGGGGAAACCCCCAACTTTCATCACTGTGACCAGCCAGCAATGaatcttcatcatcattatttgttttgatATTGCTGTTAGAAGAGGAAATATTAGCAATTAATTATTTCAGACCACACGAGTGGCCGACTAACAAAAAAGATCactccaaaagacaaaaacatgatcAATCCAATAATCGAAGAAATGTTCTAGGACTTGGAGGTGTcctaataataacacaaatcaTGAGTGGACTTAatgttactgaaaaaaaaagagaataaaaggaaatttaacactggagacacaaagaataggaaaaacaaagcaagccaggaaagaagagaaggcaCTGCCAGGACAGTGGCAAATGTTTATAGAGGGTATGGTAAGCGGTAGTGACGTttgataccaccgatttcctttccaatccaaTACTGAGTAagattcaggctggtatcggcgataccaattcgatactgatactttgtgtaaatacaccctaaggTGTCTGGTAAAGGTAAAAACTTGGTGTATTTCAAAttatagcttcataaagaataccagacatcagagtaatgcatttatttattttaaactctgaagtatattgagatagtggcctcatttactatagcTGAACTAACAACAAcggaaaaaccaaacagaggacacagtcatACAAATTTGGTGAACATGGTgattcaaacactaaaaaaagaagtaagtaaaataataacaccattaaaataaatgattctttAACTGTTAAGAactactttaaaatgaaaacttgcatcttaattctgacactgtagTCTCCTCTTGtgtcctcttctgtccttctcatcataaatgccttgtattcaggtgtttcacaaggtttgttgtgctCCCACAACTCAATACTTAagttactttctactgtgttcctacattacctcaaatgactaGCATCAAAGTatcaaaaatatcgatattttgatatgaaaattgattttaactaaataaaaaataaaaaatggggaagagctgtagGCCTGCCAACAGATTTGAAAGGAGATTGGAGGAttggagatatatttttacagatatctcagACTCCCGCAGAAAAgggaagtaaatggatcgctgcattacaaagaaacaactggaaaccaggcacagaaacctggtgttgtggttctcattttgtgtcaggtCATAAGTTAAAGTCATACcctaagttacttcttaagttacgttctggggggctgtcagataagtttgtcgatgttgttttggtgtagttacgaCCGACAGtaattatttcagttccaacaataaataacaataaaacaataaacggaacaTTTGTGATGACTCCTTGTCCTTTTAACGTGTCATTGGACACTACAgtaacattacttctcagtaaagctcttagcaatAGTATCTTTTATTAAGCTACATTtttcataactgaaatgaaataaaactaacttaaactaactgaaaatgaggctaatccacttctCCAAATTCAATGCATACCTCTATTGATCCCTTCAtggtctacgtcactgtgacattaagatgttaactggaggcaaaatagaGGAAAGCtcgaggcaaacactgtcactttcaaccatgaaaatgtcaccttgctgtatttttggctgccaaaatcgaaaaatcaaaaacactagcttgaagttttatcacataccagcagctgccagttgtagacaactttggtttggctttggcaattaaaagaaaggattggagtgagataATCAACAAggcgcacacttcatatcaggtcagattaatatgtaatgcactTTAGTTTTGTGgaattatgttttattcttatttaggagattcttgttacatgttactgctaatgctaaccactaggtAAATGCaactttagttgtgttttttaggggtgtccaagcagaactttaccctccacagtagTTCCGCTTATTTCTTGTCATATCTTTGCTGGAAAGGCTACATTTGATTAAGGCAGACTAGATCCTCTGTGTTCatatggacaaaagtcatcattcaaattcttctattgaAAATCTTGCACATATCCATTCTGGCCATTGCATGGTGGGCATTCCTGTAAAATCGTCCATCACCCACTGGATGGGTGATTgacaaattacgttaagttaatcatcatttgggggattcttgttacatgttaatgctaatgctaactgctagcttaCGCAGCGTTAGTTCCGtttttcaggggtgtccaagcagaagttgcacttactttgttaccctccacagtgtttccacttacttcttgtaatatctttgttagaGAGGCTTCGTTagtcatccatccagtgagtgagaatGTAGGGGTtagtgaatgtagtcccatcagtcagaggcAATTTTTTAATCGATAACACTTCTGTATTGGGGAGTGGGTgaattagtatattctctaaaatatgcattttcctcgtccattcttgccaaaacagtccattgaaatatgctaaccgtcatttacaggctatagtgagATgagttgcatccagttaagccctgttcctcaaaaaacgtcacatttttTACAAACCTTGAAGGGGCCTATAGCCAAGAGATGAGAGAACCAAGATCACTGGGGAAGGGGAACTGGTATATATTGGTGGAAAGTGAATCCACTTTTATGCCTCTTTATTGATAATTAAAATGCAATGAACCAAGATACATTACTGTCACACTTCAGGATGGTTTGTATCTGTGAGGATAAGACATCTATAATGCAACTTTATGccagcaggaagcagcaatGTTGAAGAAGCTGGCATGCCCTCCAAGCAGCACAGAATCTGAAGTCACCACAGAAATTATGACACAAATTAAATAACAGTTCTTCTCAGTTTGtttagaaaatatttatttcatataattTACACTGTACATGTGAGATACATTGGGATCTCCTCCTTCACATCACATTTTGTGGAACATTAGCTCACTTTTCAAACATCTAGGCGACACTATGATTCCCATCCTATCAATAAATCCAAATACAACACACATTTACTACTCTTCCTAGCACCTAGCTTCATTTGCTAAATTTATCGATATTTATTACTGGACAAATTGAACAtcatacattcatttttattagtttttatttctttatgtattGCTTTGGATGATGATTTGATAGGCAGTGATTTTTGTAAATAAAGCAATGAATCTACACATCAATCAGCAGTCAAAATCATTCTGTCAGTCACTAATGAACCATACGTCATGCATGTCAGTCTAATTTTAAATGGCTCACTTTAAAAATCTACACTTTAAGACTTTGCTCCAAAATACTTTCAGTAAATCACCTTATGGATTCAGAAGTTGTCATATTAGCATGCTGGCATTACTGTGCAGACCACTATCCAAGCTGTAGATTCAGTGTTCTCTTGCTTTGGAGTGGGGCAAATCCCAGCTGATGTTGGTGAAGAACCAGGTGGCCAGTCACTCAGATACACTTAAGGTAGTCACCAATTAATTGAGGGGGGCACTCAGGTGAATCCCTCACATAACATGCATGCTCCATATAAATGGGCCTCATCTGGCTGGGTTCAAACACAGAATATTCCCACTGATGACTGCACTTCCATGCCACCTTGTGGAGAATCCTACTGTAATAAAATACACTGCTTctggtttttaagaaaaggAATAATGGATCCCTGCTCCAACACAGTGATATCTAATCATCCTTATCCCTGTCTATAGCCACCAGAACAGACACTTTCCTAGCCCCACTACCCTATAATCCTCAGTCAGATACTTGTGACAGCATACATTTGAACAATGGTACATTGGTATTTGGACCAGatataatgtttaattttaatgtaattcCTATTCTTCAATagtatgttttagttttaatcagTTTTAGTAGAATGCatatcaaactgtgtttttagtGGCAAGACACTATGCCCAGAGATGAGCATGCAAAGtgtttaaattcaattaaatctcTATGTGACATGTTCTGTGTAAACTCTTATGTGTTCATAGCAGTTTCATCGTAATAGCTGTAAAAGTCTTGAATgttcaaaaacaaattcagattCATCGCATTACACCAAAGACATTCAGAAAAAATATCTCTGCATTGTTACAATCCACAATTATTCTTCTGAAATTTTAATCTGTTCCCTTGAGCATCCTTACTCCATCCTGTCACTGCCATCACCGTTGATCTGAACCACACAGTCCTTATTCAAAGGCTCTTTAGAGTGGGCTGTGTCAAAGTGCTGGGTGCTCACCATGTATCTTCCCTGAGCATCCAGCCCCAAAGCGGGGACAAAACAGCGGTCAAATTGAATTTCTTGACGTAGGTAAGAGGTCCTCTTCTGGCAGGAGTCTCCAGTGCCTTCCTGGAAGGCTGACAGGAAGACTACCAACTCAAAGTGGTTGGATGCGCTCTCACACAAGGCAGGGTAGAGCGGACTCTGGCGGTCCAGGGGGTGGTAAAAGGTGAGCGGAAAAATGAAGAAGGGGCATGGGTGCTGCCCCAAATGGTCCAAGTGGAAGTCCAGAGAGGTCTGATGCAGAGCCTGACCTTCATTCTCCTCATACAGAACAGCACTCACCTTCACATCTACCAGGGGTCGATGCAGCAGATTGGTGGCTCGTAGCATGAGGCACGTTTGACCTTGATGCTGGCCCACCACTGCATGGGGACTGAACTGGATTGCTCCTGCTCGCTTCTGGGGACGTGCAATCTTGGCGACAAATGCACCTGAAGGTAAAAACAATAAGACTTCAGGGTAATATTATGATGAGATGACATCAAAACAGAGAAGATCTTAAGAAGCCCACAATTAATAGGCACAAGttcaaactaaataacattaaaatatttccatAATTCATATTTCTGCTAATAATAGTCTGGTATTCGTTAAGTAACACTTAGTACTGTTGatgactttttaaatgtttcaactGATAACTTGAACTTGAAGAAACCTTCAGAAAGTTGGACAAATGTTTGCTTCTGTATGGCCACATGCATTCTAAATTCCCTCTTAGTGTATGCATATTCTACAGATCACAAGTCCCCCATTCTCAATAACAACAGAGTGGCACCATGTCTCAACTCAAGCACGAAACTGTGTAAATAAGCCATCTATTTATGAATTCTCTGCACACAACTTCCCATTCAGACATGTTTTTCACATTATGCCAGTACTGGCAAATTTGTAATGCTATAATATGAAATGCTATTTAAAAGTACAATAATATCTACAAAAATTTTGAATTTTACAATGATAGCATCAGCACTGCATTTACTTCATGATAAGACTCAACTGGCTACATACCTTAGATCTTCTTATGACCTATTGTATGTCACAGAAGTTAAAAAGTATTTCCTCAAAGCCCTCTTTCATATGATTAGTTTTAAACAacttttcaatttaaaataatggACTATACAGActgttacagttttatttaactGTATGAATGAATGCCTTCATAAACCGTAAAACTGATCATGTGGCTTTAGTAAAAGCCTATATAACACAGGATTTTGACATTCTGTAATTAAAACCCTACCTAAAAACGTGTTCTTGACCTACAGTTAATCAACTTTTTACTTTATggttagaatttttttttttttttttaattgacagAACCAGCACTGGTTAGAGTTatcaatgttttatttgcttccttCAGACCACTGACAAGATTTTGCAACTGAGACTGGAACATGTCGTTGGGATTAAACGTCTTTCACTTGGCTGCTCTGAATTATCTTTAACATATATatactcactggccactttattaggtacaccttgctaatAAAAAACTGGACCTTGgacccttttaccttcagaactgccttaattcttcgtggcatactttcaacaaggcgGAAACATTGctcagattttggtccatattgacatgatagcatcacatagttgctgcagatttgtcggctacacatctatgatgtgaatctcctgttccaccacaccCCAAATGTGCTCTGTtggatctggtgactgtggagggcATTGGAATTCAGTGAACTCTtagtcatgttcaagaaaccattTTGaaatgatatgagctttgtgacatggtgcgtTATCTGCTgtaagtagccgtcagaagatgggtacactgtggtcataaagggatggacatggtctgcaacaatactcaggtaggctgtggcatttaaaccatgctcaatttgctgcctttctatcatctccaaccagacccagtagatcagcagtttctgaaatactcagaccagcccgtgtggcaccaacaaccataccacgttcaaagtcacttacatcccctttcttccccattctgctgcttggtttgaacttcattgatttgttttgatcaCCTCTATATGCCTAAAtacattgaattgcagccatgtgattggctgattagctatttgtgttacctaataaagtggcaagtgagtgtatatttcacttttttgaATTCATTCTCACAGGTTCACTAATGGCCGCATTCCAAAGGATGTGTGTAATAAAATTctaacaaaaattaaataattcaataatcaGAAACGCAGATTCAAGCCATCCGCCGGTACAACTCTTCATCTtcatgtgacagataacactgtagtttttgcacatttgcacatgtaTGTATTGTGCAAATGTGTCAttgtgaatttatttcatttctttgtaatttcaatcttcttcttcttttttaatattcactTGTTTTATAGTTCTTGTAAATACAGTGTgtatacatattttttcttcttgtttttctattctattttattattatttattcatctcatctcattttctactaCTGCTTAATCCTCCTTGCTGGAGCCAGCTTATCACAGGgctaatacagagacaaacaaccatttgcactcacactcacacctagggtcaatttagagtcactcagcctaacaagcatgtttttggaggtgggaggaaactggaatACCCAGAAAggctggactcgaacccagaccttccAGCTGaaaggcatcagtgctaaccacgaGCCGCTGTGGCgcctattattatttattatttcttttattattattatttttatatagcCTATTACGCATGGTGTCGAGTGCCTGTGCATtactgctgcaactgtgaaattttccagtttgggattaataaagtatctattTATCTAAACCCGCTAACATCACCTAGTTGCTTTGGATGGTATTACCAGCCAGTAGAACAGTAATCTCATGAGGAAGCTTCAAATTTTGTTGAATTAGGACAATTGTTAAATCTGTGCCAAAGGGTATGGAAGTGTACGGAGGCAATGCAGCAGTGCAGCATCACCGTTTCTCCTCCTATATTTCCAGCCACTAACCCGAGCAAGTCATCTGGTCCTATAGATGATGAACCAATTGTCAAATTTCGCACCCCATTTCCTGCAACATCATCTGTATTCTAGTAGAAGTAATTTAGCAATTATTAGCTCCCACTCCAATGTAAGTCGCCAGTTGGTATAATTACAGAATGATGCAGACACCCAAGTACTTGTGTGAATGGTCACCTTCACATAGGCTTCACCATATAATATTTGTGGATTTGACGCAGATTTATACACATGGAAAAGTCTCTATGACTGCCTTTTTCCACATGTAAATAGGAGTAACCTgtcacaaaggaaaaacaacaacaacaaaaaaaaaactgtttcatgcattgatttattgttttcgTATTTCTCCCTTTATCTTCTCTTCATAGCGTCAGAGCAAAATCCACAAAAAGAATGTCTTATTAACGACAAGACCCATAATGACCAAGCTCCATCTCATATTAAAGACCTCTTAGAACACAGTCTTATTTGTGGTCCTTAGACCTTTATTTTAGAAGTAAGTACCCTACAGATATCAGGCTACTTTGGTAAATTGCTATAGGTTAAATCTATGTCCAGAATAAAACTCATCTTGCTCAACATGGtaatcagtttcagttttggcTGCAGTTTTCTTCTAGTGTGAAAGTTACACCTAGCACTGACAGTGTGAGTTACATTGATATTGATTTTATTAACAGTTGTACCTGTGATGAATGCTTCCAGCATCAGCCCCAGCAGCATCTGGACAGCCAGCAGAGCTATGGCACTGGGACAGTCTCCACTTGGGAACATGGTGCCATAACCAATGGTCAGTTGTGTCTCCAGTGAGAATGAAAAGGCAGCAGTGAAGCTCGTTATGTGTTTCACACAGACCACATGCCCTTGTGGGGGGGCATCATGATCCTGCACAGCCAGGTCTCCATTGAGATGTGCCAGCAAGTACCACAGACAGGCAAACAACAGCCAGTGGGCCAAAAAGGAAGCACAGAAGGCCAGGAGGACCCATCTCCAACGCAGACCAACTAACAGTCCCCATACGTCCTGCAGGGCCAGCAGCCAGGCTCTGCCCAGGGCTCTGCTCCATGAGCCTGATAGGTACAGAGGAGGACGCAGTGCACAGTGTCCATCTTTGGTCACCAAGCGTTGGTGAGTTTGAGAggacaaaagaggagaggaggaagcctTGCCACCCAGAATACCACTATTGGATTTGGTTGTCATGGCCGTAGGCAGATTTCAACCAGGGTAAGTATAGGTAAGGGTGATCCTGAAAAGAAATTATGAACACAAAGGAATGTCACTGGTACCAATGATTAGCTTGACGGAAAGAGCTAGAGTAACATAAGActgaaaaaagctgaaaacagatTGCCTAACATAACATTTTATATGCATAAGATAAAATGTGAAACCAAAGCCAAAGCCTTATATTTTGTACCttgttagctagttagcttagaGTAATAGTGTGACATTCACTCATCCATGCAAAATAGGGCCCAAAGGCATATTAGCTAACCTTTATCTGATTAACTTGCCAACTCTTGGAGCAATGTTATTGTGAGAATGTGTTCATTATTCCACACAATTTtgtataataaaaaagagagagattgaGAAATATAGGTTATTATCTTAGCTTGATTGCTAGTAGGACAACAATTTTGGTTCATACAAAAGATGTAGACTACTTATTACTCCTCATAACAGTCTGCAAAATCCTTTCCTTTTGCTAAAGACTTTAAACCCACTcagagcaaacaaaataaaagtgactgaaAGTGGTGGATGCAACTAAGTACATTTACTGATTTAAGTCTGAGCAAAACAATTGTCACTCATATTTCAAAACATCTGAGACTATTACAATAAATCACAAGCTTTAAGCAGGACATTTGCAGTGGTACTTGTACCAGATGTATATGCAAGCAGTCCTGACAGGCAGACAGCTAGACTCCTGTCCTCTCCAGAGTTTCTATTTCTATGTCAATATTGTTGCCAGGAGATTAGAGCAGGTCCCAGCTGGGAATCTGTCTGAGGaacacagagacatgcagagtAGGAATGTGTCTTTCATCTGTGGGGAGCTTTAAACTTACTGCCCTGCATGGCTCTCCgctcattttgttcatttaccAACTTTACTTTTGAATTTCTTAAGCtcttaaaatgaaatttctctGATTTTCTGTCAATTTTGTACACACTagcaacaacacaatgaaatggaaatgtacaCAAATGTCTAGAGATATGGATCTTCAAACAATCTTTAGTGAGCGTGCAAAAGTTTGTCACCTTGGCTCATGTAATAGTGAGGTAAGATGGAGTGAGCAGGGTGAATGTGTGGTTGATTATGCAAGGCTAGTGGAAACAGCAGCCCGGTAATATTCAGTAAGGTAATCACATAAGTGCAACATCCTGGTTGTCGCTTCACTTTACAGGATCTCAATTTGTTATCAGTCACTGAATAAGCCATTTACTACACCAGCCAGTAGAACAGAAATATACATGAATAGCTGAAAACATCTGTATCAatgttgtatgtgtgtatatagaCCTAGAGTCATGGAGATGTGGTTAGCCTAGATAAGCAGAGGGGGGAAACAACTAGCCTGAAGCACATA
This sequence is a window from Mugil cephalus isolate CIBA_MC_2020 chromosome 9, CIBA_Mcephalus_1.1, whole genome shotgun sequence. Protein-coding genes within it:
- the kcnj13 gene encoding inward rectifier potassium channel 13, which encodes MTTKSNSGILGGKASSSPLLSSQTHQRLVTKDGHCALRPPLYLSGSWSRALGRAWLLALQDVWGLLVGLRWRWVLLAFCASFLAHWLLFACLWYLLAHLNGDLAVQDHDAPPQGHVVCVKHITSFTAAFSFSLETQLTIGYGTMFPSGDCPSAIALLAVQMLLGLMLEAFITGAFVAKIARPQKRAGAIQFSPHAVVGQHQGQTCLMLRATNLLHRPLVDVKVSAVLYEENEGQALHQTSLDFHLDHLGQHPCPFFIFPLTFYHPLDRQSPLYPALCESASNHFELVVFLSAFQEGTGDSCQKRTSYLRQEIQFDRCFVPALGLDAQGRYMVSTQHFDTAHSKEPLNKDCVVQINGDGSDRME